A window from Phaeocystidibacter marisrubri encodes these proteins:
- the trhO gene encoding oxygen-dependent tRNA uridine(34) hydroxylase TrhO produces the protein MQEENTEGTPKKAKRFLYNRYSREDLQKRLDAEEFNRRTVSFYRYVIIEDPEAMRHRLYAMWDDLGCLGRIYIAREGINAQMNVPEHNWDQFVQQLYAMDEFANVPFKIAVEDDGKSFLKLTVKVRNQIVADGLAEDEYDVTNVGRHLTAREWNELMDSGEAIVVDMRNHYETEIGHFENAILPDAETFRDELPEVLDKLQGVKDKPILLYCTGGIRCEKTSAYLKHHGFENVNQLHGGIIDYARQLKEEELPNKFHGKNFVFDDRLGESISHEVISNCHQCGRPCDTHVNCANQACNLLFIQCEECAEKFEHTCGDECQEIIHLPEEDQEVIRKKWAAEGRTKKRYHKSDC, from the coding sequence ATGCAGGAAGAAAATACAGAAGGCACTCCAAAAAAGGCTAAACGCTTTTTGTACAATCGGTACAGTAGAGAAGATTTGCAAAAGCGTCTGGACGCCGAAGAATTTAATCGTCGAACGGTATCGTTTTATCGCTATGTGATTATTGAAGATCCAGAGGCGATGCGTCATCGTCTATATGCAATGTGGGACGACCTAGGTTGTTTAGGTAGAATTTACATTGCTAGAGAAGGCATCAATGCGCAAATGAACGTCCCAGAGCACAATTGGGATCAATTCGTTCAGCAGCTATATGCGATGGATGAATTCGCCAATGTACCCTTTAAGATTGCTGTTGAAGACGACGGAAAATCATTCTTGAAGTTAACCGTTAAAGTCCGCAATCAAATTGTAGCCGACGGTCTTGCTGAGGATGAATACGACGTTACCAATGTTGGCAGACACCTCACTGCTCGCGAATGGAATGAATTGATGGATTCTGGTGAAGCTATTGTGGTAGACATGCGCAATCACTACGAAACTGAAATTGGCCATTTTGAAAATGCCATTTTGCCAGATGCGGAAACCTTCCGCGACGAGCTTCCAGAAGTACTCGATAAACTTCAAGGAGTTAAAGACAAGCCAATCCTGCTTTACTGCACTGGCGGCATCCGCTGCGAAAAAACCAGCGCTTACTTGAAGCACCACGGATTTGAAAATGTGAACCAATTACACGGCGGCATCATCGACTACGCTCGTCAGTTGAAAGAAGAGGAACTTCCAAACAAATTCCACGGCAAGAACTTCGTGTTCGACGATCGCTTGGGAGAATCCATCTCACATGAAGTCATTTCGAATTGCCACCAATGTGGTCGCCCGTGCGACACTCACGTAAACTGTGCCAATCAAGCTTGTAACCTGCTCTTCATTCAATGTGAAGAGTGTGCAGAAAAGTTCGAGCATACTTGTGGAGATGAATGTCAGGAAATCATTCACCTTCCAGAAGAAGATCAAGAAGTGATTCGCAAAAAATGGGCTGCGGAAGGTCGCACCAAAAAGCGCTATCATAAGTCGGACTGCTAA
- a CDS encoding homogentisate 1,2-dioxygenase, which produces MLYHKLGKIPHKRHTVFEKPNGGLYYEQLFGTEGFSGVSSLLYHVHRPTMIKQIGEAVDVTPTAAVEKNITSHMLRGWDVAPANDYLESRKVVLFNNDLNITLAAPKSGTGDYFYKNADADEVIFVHKGKGKLRTMVGNLEFGYADYIVIPRGMIYQIEFETEDNRLLITESFSPIVTPKRYRNNFGQLLEHSPFCERDFRLPEELETHDELGEFKMYIRKENTMHTVIYGSHPFDVVGWDGYNFPYIFSALDFEPITGRVHQPPPVHQTFEGWNFVICTFAPRLYDYHPQAIPAPYNHSNIDSDEVLYYVDGDFMSRNHVEKGFISLHPGGIPHGPHPGAYERSIGQKGTEELAVMIDTFKPLKITQEALNIGEKDYWKSWIE; this is translated from the coding sequence ATGCTTTACCATAAACTCGGAAAGATTCCTCACAAACGTCATACGGTTTTTGAAAAACCCAACGGCGGATTGTATTACGAACAACTCTTCGGAACGGAGGGCTTCAGTGGGGTTTCTTCCTTACTCTACCACGTTCATCGTCCAACGATGATCAAACAAATTGGAGAAGCGGTTGACGTCACTCCTACTGCAGCTGTTGAGAAGAACATCACTTCGCACATGTTGCGCGGTTGGGATGTGGCTCCAGCAAACGACTACCTAGAAAGTAGAAAGGTTGTTCTCTTCAACAACGACCTCAATATTACACTCGCTGCACCGAAGAGTGGTACTGGCGATTACTTCTATAAAAATGCAGATGCCGACGAGGTGATTTTTGTCCATAAAGGCAAGGGAAAACTTCGTACCATGGTAGGTAATCTAGAGTTCGGTTACGCAGATTACATCGTGATTCCACGAGGAATGATCTACCAAATCGAATTCGAAACTGAAGATAACCGCTTGTTGATCACCGAGAGCTTTTCTCCTATCGTCACACCAAAGCGTTACCGCAACAATTTTGGACAATTGCTCGAGCACAGCCCATTCTGCGAACGCGATTTCCGACTTCCAGAAGAGTTGGAAACCCACGACGAACTTGGAGAATTCAAGATGTACATCCGCAAGGAAAACACCATGCACACTGTGATTTACGGTTCGCATCCGTTTGACGTAGTGGGGTGGGATGGTTACAACTTCCCGTACATTTTCTCTGCTCTCGACTTTGAACCGATTACAGGCCGCGTTCATCAACCACCTCCGGTTCACCAAACATTTGAAGGATGGAACTTTGTAATCTGCACATTCGCACCGCGTTTGTACGACTACCATCCGCAAGCCATCCCTGCACCGTACAACCACAGCAACATTGACAGTGATGAAGTGTTGTATTATGTAGATGGTGACTTCATGTCGAGAAACCACGTAGAAAAAGGATTTATCTCCCTTCACCCAGGTGGAATTCCTCACGGACCTCATCCTGGAGCTTACGAAAGAAGTATTGGACAGAAGGGCACTGAAGAGCTCGCTGTCATGATCGACACTTTCAAACCGCTTAAGATTACACAGGAAGCTCTAAACATTGGCGAGAAAGATTACTGGAAGTCTTGGATCGAATAA
- the hppD gene encoding 4-hydroxyphenylpyruvate dioxygenase codes for MATDTTSLQLEKIFTDAEDFLPLNGTDYVELYVGNAKQAAHFYKTAFGFQGVAYAGLETGVKDRTSYVLQQGKIRLVLTSPLGEGGEINAHINKHGDGVKNVALWVDDAVKSFNETTSRGAEVAFEPKVMEDANGKVTLSAIKTYGETVHVFVDRSQYDGPFLPGFKKWESHYQPTDVGLKYVDHMVGNVDWGEMNKWVEFYAKVMGFAQLVSFDDKDISTEYTALMSKVMTNGNGRIKFPINEPAEGKKKSQIEEYIDFYSGAGVQHIAVATDDIVKTVSAMKDRGVEFLYVPDTYYDDLLDRVGDIDEDVAILREHGILVDRDDEGYLLQLFTKPVSDRPTLFFEIIQRKGAQSFGKGNFKALFESIEREQESRGTL; via the coding sequence ATGGCAACAGATACTACAAGTCTACAGTTGGAAAAAATCTTCACAGATGCTGAAGATTTCCTTCCATTGAACGGAACGGATTACGTAGAACTTTATGTGGGTAACGCTAAGCAAGCGGCTCACTTCTATAAAACAGCTTTCGGTTTTCAAGGTGTGGCTTACGCCGGACTTGAAACTGGAGTGAAAGACCGTACTAGCTACGTTCTTCAACAAGGAAAAATTCGCCTTGTACTTACTTCTCCTTTGGGTGAAGGTGGTGAAATCAATGCGCACATCAACAAGCATGGCGACGGTGTTAAGAACGTTGCTCTTTGGGTTGATGATGCAGTGAAGAGTTTTAACGAAACCACTAGCCGAGGTGCTGAAGTTGCTTTTGAACCAAAAGTGATGGAAGACGCTAACGGTAAGGTTACTCTTTCAGCTATCAAAACATACGGAGAAACCGTTCACGTTTTTGTAGATCGCAGTCAATACGACGGTCCATTCCTTCCTGGATTCAAAAAGTGGGAAAGTCACTACCAGCCTACCGACGTAGGTTTGAAATACGTTGACCACATGGTAGGCAATGTAGACTGGGGCGAGATGAACAAGTGGGTTGAATTCTACGCGAAAGTAATGGGATTTGCTCAGTTGGTATCGTTTGACGACAAAGACATTTCTACCGAGTACACTGCCTTGATGTCTAAGGTAATGACCAACGGTAATGGTCGCATTAAATTCCCTATCAACGAACCAGCTGAAGGGAAAAAGAAAAGTCAGATTGAGGAGTACATCGACTTCTACAGTGGCGCAGGTGTTCAGCACATTGCTGTTGCTACGGATGACATCGTGAAAACGGTTTCAGCTATGAAAGATCGCGGTGTTGAATTCCTTTATGTACCTGACACGTATTATGATGATTTGTTGGATCGCGTAGGTGACATTGATGAAGACGTTGCCATCCTTCGTGAGCACGGCATCTTGGTAGACCGCGACGATGAAGGTTACCTTCTACAGTTGTTCACTAAGCCAGTTTCTGACCGTCCAACTCTATTCTTCGAAATCATTCAAAGAAAAGGAGCACAAAGCTTCGGTAAAGGAAACTTCAAAGCCCTTTTCGAATCTATCGAAAGAGAACAAGAAAGCAGAGGAACGCTTTAA
- a CDS encoding LuxE/PaaK family acyltransferase, protein MIQPDTFKDTLFNRATVDFNGTALELFTYQAKYCEPYATFLSALNIDPKSIQNWRDIPCLPIEAFKKHEVKSGSFEPEVIFTSSGTTGSQTSKHYVKSMQWYHRVFKEAFRLTYGPAKDFRWLCLLPSYLEREGSSLIEMAKTFIDESPFSDSDFFLRNHDELRTILSSEDAEEIPTILLGVSFGLLDFAEERSFQLPKSVILMETGGMKGRRVEMIRSELHDELSKRLGVAFVHSEYGMTEMMSQAYSTGLGEYTTPPWMRVSLRDPADPLSKSAPGKTGGINVIDLANVDSCAFIATQDLGKTENGTTFHVMGRFDDSDIRGCNLMVQ, encoded by the coding sequence GTGATTCAACCCGACACTTTCAAAGATACACTTTTCAATAGGGCTACCGTAGATTTTAACGGCACTGCCCTCGAGCTCTTCACGTATCAGGCCAAGTATTGTGAACCCTATGCGACCTTCCTTTCTGCGCTAAACATCGATCCAAAATCTATTCAAAATTGGAGGGATATCCCCTGCCTGCCAATCGAGGCCTTCAAGAAACACGAAGTGAAATCGGGATCTTTTGAACCAGAAGTGATCTTTACAAGCAGCGGAACTACGGGCTCGCAAACGAGCAAACACTATGTGAAGTCGATGCAATGGTACCATCGTGTTTTTAAGGAGGCATTCCGCCTAACCTACGGCCCAGCTAAGGATTTTAGATGGCTTTGCCTACTCCCTTCTTATTTGGAAAGAGAAGGATCTTCACTCATTGAAATGGCGAAGACTTTTATCGATGAAAGCCCGTTTTCTGACAGTGACTTTTTTCTTAGAAACCATGATGAACTTCGCACTATTCTCAGTTCAGAGGATGCTGAAGAGATTCCAACCATACTTCTAGGTGTCAGTTTTGGATTGCTAGATTTTGCCGAAGAACGCAGCTTTCAACTTCCCAAGAGCGTCATTCTTATGGAAACAGGCGGAATGAAAGGGCGACGAGTTGAGATGATACGTTCCGAACTTCATGACGAGTTGTCGAAACGATTGGGAGTAGCATTCGTCCATAGTGAATACGGAATGACAGAGATGATGAGTCAGGCATACAGCACAGGACTCGGAGAATACACCACTCCGCCATGGATGAGGGTGAGTTTACGCGATCCGGCCGACCCGCTCAGCAAATCTGCTCCGGGTAAAACTGGGGGAATCAACGTCATCGACTTGGCCAATGTAGACAGTTGTGCATTCATCGCCACGCAAGACCTTGGCAAGACGGAAAATGGAACAACATTCCATGTAATGGGTCGTTTTGACGATAGTGATATCCGAGGCTGTAACCTTATGGTGCAGTAA
- a CDS encoding PPC domain-containing protein, translating to MKSTILSALALLSVSTAFGQVTTENGSLSSDDLKRENTYYYDVHTIEVKKPRIIKVALNSDEFDTYLIVKTPSGTQLDNDDSEGSNSYLEIFAEEPGTYTIWASTYNEGAEGSYELVINKSGAIEIERTEGRIDPRDEQLPKGEYVDTYNRTIDVDKMFSVRLKCYGFDGYLVVTSPSGQIWRNDDEGDDYHVSLVSDLSPEAGEWKIQVTTVEEGEVGAYDLEIITEE from the coding sequence ATGAAGTCCACGATTTTATCTGCACTAGCCCTCCTCAGCGTTTCGACGGCGTTTGGACAAGTGACTACTGAAAACGGATCACTCTCATCCGATGACCTAAAGAGAGAAAACACGTATTACTACGATGTTCATACGATTGAAGTAAAGAAGCCGCGTATCATTAAGGTGGCACTGAATTCAGACGAATTTGACACCTACCTCATCGTTAAAACTCCTTCGGGAACGCAACTTGACAACGATGATTCTGAAGGAAGTAATAGCTATCTAGAAATCTTTGCTGAAGAACCGGGAACGTATACCATCTGGGCAAGCACCTACAATGAAGGCGCTGAAGGAAGCTATGAATTGGTCATCAACAAAAGTGGTGCAATTGAAATCGAGCGCACAGAAGGACGAATTGACCCTCGCGACGAACAACTTCCGAAAGGAGAATATGTGGACACTTACAATCGTACAATCGACGTAGATAAGATGTTCAGTGTTCGTCTGAAATGCTATGGTTTTGATGGATACTTAGTGGTAACCTCACCATCTGGACAGATCTGGAGAAATGACGATGAAGGTGACGACTACCACGTTTCTTTGGTAAGCGATCTATCTCCTGAAGCGGGTGAATGGAAAATTCAAGTAACAACTGTAGAAGAAGGTGAAGTAGGTGCCTATGATTTAGAAATCATCACTGAAGAATAA
- a CDS encoding NAD-dependent epimerase/dehydratase family protein: MILVTGGTGLVGAHLLRHLVEHESRPIRATYRSEASLEMTRTIFGYTLNDVDAHMAKIEWVKADLFDLFDVEAVVKGVDVVFHCAAFVSFQPSDKDLLLKGNPLMTELLINASVEFGVSTFMHVSSVAALGRAEKGTDIDESTEWKESPNNSVYARSKYTSELHVWRGMEEGLQVGVVNPTIILGPGPWKSGSSKFFHTFHKGFKYYTTGKTGFVDVRDVVEMLVRIERNGHFGKRYLAVGENVIYRDLFHAITSAYGVPAPSIQPPSWLTGILWRVEWLRSVLTNATPLVTKETTRSAMSTYTYSNRRAVEELGMEFHNMDEIIPEYCELYERDLKLGKVE; encoded by the coding sequence ATGATTCTAGTAACTGGAGGCACTGGATTGGTGGGAGCGCATTTGCTTCGTCATCTGGTTGAACATGAGAGTCGGCCGATTCGAGCTACGTATAGGTCGGAGGCGTCTCTTGAAATGACAAGGACGATTTTTGGATACACGTTAAACGACGTGGATGCGCACATGGCGAAAATCGAATGGGTCAAAGCGGATCTGTTTGACCTCTTTGATGTTGAAGCGGTGGTGAAAGGTGTGGACGTTGTGTTTCATTGCGCGGCTTTTGTGAGTTTTCAGCCTAGCGACAAGGATTTGTTGTTGAAGGGAAATCCTCTAATGACCGAGCTTCTAATCAATGCCTCTGTAGAATTTGGAGTTTCCACCTTTATGCATGTGAGTTCTGTAGCGGCATTGGGAAGAGCCGAGAAAGGAACCGATATTGATGAATCAACAGAATGGAAAGAATCTCCCAATAATTCGGTTTACGCCCGAAGTAAGTACACTTCCGAACTCCATGTTTGGCGGGGAATGGAAGAGGGCTTGCAGGTTGGGGTGGTGAACCCGACAATCATTTTAGGTCCTGGACCTTGGAAATCGGGTTCGAGTAAGTTCTTCCACACTTTCCATAAGGGGTTTAAATATTACACGACGGGAAAGACTGGCTTTGTTGATGTTCGAGATGTGGTGGAAATGCTGGTTCGAATTGAACGCAATGGGCACTTTGGGAAGCGATATCTTGCCGTTGGCGAAAACGTCATCTATCGCGATTTATTCCATGCCATCACATCTGCATACGGTGTGCCTGCTCCAAGTATTCAGCCCCCAAGTTGGTTAACTGGAATATTGTGGAGAGTGGAGTGGCTGCGCTCTGTCCTCACCAATGCTACGCCCTTGGTGACCAAAGAGACCACGCGATCGGCGATGAGTACCTATACTTATAGCAACCGCCGAGCAGTGGAAGAATTAGGAATGGAGTTCCACAATATGGATGAGATCATTCCTGAATACTGCGAGTTGTACGAGAGAGATTTGAAGTTGGGAAAGGTGGAATAA
- the tyrS gene encoding tyrosine--tRNA ligase: MTNFIEELRWRRMLHDAMPGTEELLNSEMVRGYIGFDPTADSLGVGNLVQVMTLTHFQRCGHQPVALVGGATGMVGDPSFKAAERNLLDRDQLQHNLESQKKQLEKFLDFDRKDNPAVMVNNYDWFKDWTFLDFIRDVGKHITVNYMLAKDSVKSRMETGISFTEFSYQLIQGYDFFHLWKNEGLKLQMGGSDQWGNITTGTELIRRMGGGEAFALTTPLIKKADGTKFGKSEGGNIWLDPERTSPYAFYQFWLNSADADVSNYIRIFSTKGREEIEALEAKHNEAPHMRTLQKALAEEVTERVHSKADLENAIRASEILFGKATEDELKSLDHKTLMQVFEGVPQHVISKSAVEAGIDIVDFLADMTGIFPSRGEARKMVQANGLSVNKSKVDVEKSITASDLLNNSLILVQKGKKNYFLVVVE, translated from the coding sequence ATGACCAATTTTATCGAAGAACTCCGCTGGAGACGCATGTTACACGATGCCATGCCGGGCACCGAAGAACTGTTGAATTCAGAAATGGTTCGTGGTTATATTGGCTTTGATCCAACGGCTGATTCATTAGGTGTGGGTAACCTCGTTCAAGTCATGACGCTTACGCACTTTCAGAGATGCGGTCACCAACCTGTTGCATTGGTTGGAGGCGCTACGGGCATGGTAGGTGATCCAAGTTTTAAGGCAGCCGAAAGAAATTTACTCGATCGCGATCAACTCCAACACAACCTTGAATCTCAAAAGAAACAGCTTGAGAAATTTCTAGATTTTGATCGCAAAGACAACCCTGCCGTTATGGTAAACAACTATGACTGGTTTAAGGATTGGACTTTCCTAGATTTTATCCGCGATGTAGGTAAGCACATCACCGTGAACTACATGCTGGCAAAAGACAGCGTAAAATCGAGAATGGAGACAGGAATCTCGTTCACCGAATTCAGTTACCAATTGATTCAGGGCTACGACTTCTTCCACCTTTGGAAAAACGAAGGCTTGAAACTTCAAATGGGCGGTTCTGACCAATGGGGAAATATCACAACGGGTACCGAACTCATTCGCCGTATGGGTGGTGGTGAAGCCTTTGCGCTAACTACACCACTCATTAAAAAGGCAGATGGAACTAAGTTTGGTAAATCGGAAGGCGGAAATATTTGGCTAGACCCAGAACGCACCTCTCCGTACGCTTTCTACCAATTCTGGTTGAATTCTGCCGATGCCGACGTGAGCAACTACATACGCATTTTTAGTACCAAAGGCAGAGAGGAAATAGAGGCTCTCGAAGCAAAGCACAACGAAGCTCCGCACATGCGTACTCTTCAAAAAGCATTAGCTGAAGAAGTAACAGAACGCGTTCACAGCAAGGCCGATTTGGAAAATGCCATCCGTGCAAGCGAAATACTCTTTGGAAAGGCAACGGAAGATGAACTCAAGTCACTCGACCACAAAACACTGATGCAAGTATTTGAAGGAGTACCGCAGCACGTGATTTCGAAGAGTGCCGTAGAGGCTGGAATTGATATCGTTGACTTCCTCGCCGACATGACCGGAATCTTCCCATCGAGAGGCGAAGCAAGAAAGATGGTACAAGCTAACGGACTCTCTGTCAACAAATCAAAGGTTGATGTAGAGAAATCCATCACAGCAAGCGACCTTCTCAACAACTCTCTGATCCTAGTTCAAAAAGGAAAGAAAAACTACTTCTTAGTAGTTGTAGAATAA
- a CDS encoding DUF4296 domain-containing protein, protein MRILNTYYAFALAGIFAACNPTDASHRPDKPDNLISEKKMTSMLLDVHLIEGARSGVRVLGDSANVDVYYQGLFKKYDVTQGQFDTSFQYYSHYPRKMMAMYDVVIDSFNLMEMKIAEEEKRQQR, encoded by the coding sequence TTGAGAATCCTGAACACATATTACGCATTTGCTCTTGCTGGGATCTTTGCAGCGTGTAATCCGACAGATGCAAGTCACCGGCCCGATAAGCCTGACAACCTCATTTCTGAAAAGAAAATGACGAGTATGTTGCTTGATGTGCACCTTATCGAGGGTGCGCGCTCTGGCGTTCGAGTGTTGGGAGATAGTGCAAATGTGGACGTGTATTATCAAGGTCTATTCAAGAAATACGACGTGACTCAAGGACAATTTGATACCAGTTTTCAGTACTACAGCCATTACCCAAGAAAGATGATGGCGATGTACGATGTGGTCATCGATTCATTTAACTTAATGGAAATGAAGATTGCCGAAGAAGAGAAAAGACAACAGAGATAA
- a CDS encoding dihydroorotase, translating to MADTILIKNARIVNEGITQEGDLLIENGRIAHVDRHISPKNGNVKIIDAHGMYLIPGVIDDQVHFREPGLTHKADIATESRAAVAGGITSFIEQPNTVPQATTVELVEKKYERAAEVSAANYAFNIGATNDNVEELLKVDKTRIPGVKIFMGSSTGNMLVDDLKSLERIFSEVDNQLITHCEDEATIKANLEKYKAEFGDDIPMKYHPIIRSAEACYLSSSTAVDLAKKHDSRLHVYHISTGIETELFDNKLPLGEKKITAEACVHHLWFNDEDYDAKGSLIKWNPAVKTEEDRKTIWTALLDDRIDVIATDHAPHTREEKDSLYTSAPSGGPLVQHALVAMMEFVTDETITMEKLVEKMCHNPAILFNIKERGFIREGYHADLVLVEASRPWTVTDENVLSKCGWSPFEGSTFKARVSHTFVNGKVVYKNGQFDDSVRGERLYFDRD from the coding sequence ATGGCCGATACTATACTCATCAAAAATGCAAGAATCGTCAACGAGGGTATTACTCAAGAAGGCGACTTGCTAATTGAAAACGGGCGCATTGCGCACGTGGATCGTCATATTTCTCCGAAGAACGGTAATGTAAAGATCATCGATGCGCATGGAATGTATCTCATCCCAGGTGTTATCGATGATCAAGTTCACTTCCGCGAGCCTGGTCTCACTCATAAGGCTGATATTGCAACTGAATCTCGTGCTGCGGTAGCCGGAGGAATTACTTCTTTCATAGAGCAGCCCAATACTGTTCCTCAGGCCACAACGGTTGAACTGGTTGAGAAGAAGTACGAGCGAGCAGCAGAAGTAAGTGCTGCAAATTACGCTTTCAACATCGGTGCAACCAACGACAATGTTGAGGAGCTACTCAAAGTAGACAAGACGAGAATTCCAGGTGTAAAGATCTTTATGGGTTCAAGCACTGGTAACATGTTGGTAGACGATTTAAAATCGTTGGAACGCATTTTCTCTGAAGTGGATAATCAGTTGATTACGCACTGTGAGGACGAGGCGACCATCAAGGCTAATCTTGAAAAATACAAGGCGGAATTCGGGGATGATATTCCAATGAAGTATCACCCAATTATTCGTTCTGCAGAAGCGTGTTACTTGAGTTCTTCTACTGCTGTAGACCTCGCCAAGAAGCACGATTCTAGACTACATGTTTACCATATTTCTACTGGAATCGAAACTGAGTTGTTTGACAACAAGCTTCCGTTGGGGGAGAAGAAAATCACCGCAGAGGCCTGTGTCCATCACTTGTGGTTTAATGATGAAGATTACGATGCTAAAGGATCTCTGATCAAGTGGAATCCAGCGGTTAAAACAGAGGAAGATCGCAAGACTATTTGGACGGCACTCTTAGATGATAGGATTGATGTGATTGCCACAGATCACGCTCCTCATACACGCGAGGAAAAGGACAGTCTGTATACATCAGCACCTAGCGGCGGACCTTTGGTTCAACATGCATTGGTGGCCATGATGGAATTTGTGACCGACGAGACCATTACAATGGAAAAACTCGTGGAGAAAATGTGTCACAATCCGGCTATTCTATTTAACATCAAAGAGCGCGGATTTATTCGCGAAGGATACCACGCAGATTTAGTGTTGGTTGAAGCTTCTCGTCCGTGGACAGTAACCGATGAGAATGTTCTTTCCAAATGTGGATGGTCTCCATTTGAAGGAAGTACCTTTAAAGCGAGAGTGTCTCATACGTTTGTGAACGGTAAAGTCGTTTACAAGAACGGTCAGTTTGATGACTCCGTTCGCGGAGAACGTTTGTACTTTGATAGAGATTGA
- a CDS encoding polyprenol monophosphomannose synthase, which yields MAESVVIIPTYNERENIENILHAVLDQQYDFHVLIVDDASPDGTADIVKSIQKSYPDRLHIEERSGKQGLGTAYIHGFRWALEREYEFVFEMDADFSHDPNDLINLKNACTDGADLSIGSRYVRGVNVVNWPMSRVLLSFFASKYVRFVTGIPVHDTTAGFICYRRSVLERIKLDKIKFVGYAFQIEMKFKAWKHGFTVREVPVIFTDRTAGQSKMSNGIIKEAIFGVIRLKLDSIFNRNY from the coding sequence TTGGCTGAATCAGTTGTCATTATCCCCACCTACAACGAGCGCGAGAATATTGAGAATATTCTTCATGCCGTGTTGGACCAGCAGTACGATTTTCACGTGCTGATTGTTGATGATGCTTCGCCAGATGGTACCGCGGATATCGTGAAATCGATTCAAAAGTCCTATCCCGATCGCCTTCACATTGAAGAGCGCTCTGGTAAGCAAGGGTTGGGAACGGCTTATATTCACGGTTTTAGATGGGCACTAGAGAGAGAGTATGAATTCGTGTTCGAAATGGATGCGGATTTTTCTCATGATCCCAACGATTTGATCAACTTGAAAAATGCATGTACAGATGGGGCTGATCTCTCCATTGGTTCAAGATACGTTCGAGGTGTGAACGTGGTAAACTGGCCAATGAGCAGGGTGTTGCTATCCTTCTTCGCCTCCAAGTACGTTCGTTTTGTAACGGGAATTCCGGTGCATGATACCACGGCTGGGTTTATTTGCTACCGACGAAGCGTTTTGGAGAGAATCAAGTTGGACAAAATCAAATTCGTGGGTTACGCCTTCCAGATTGAAATGAAGTTCAAGGCTTGGAAACACGGATTTACCGTTCGAGAGGTACCTGTGATTTTTACAGATCGCACAGCCGGACAATCCAAAATGAGCAATGGTATCATTAAGGAAGCGATTTTTGGCGTTATTCGGTTAAAACTCGACAGCATCTTCAATAGAAACTACTAA